A genomic window from Rhizobium sp. EC-SD404 includes:
- a CDS encoding monovalent cation:proton antiporter-2 (CPA2) family protein — translation MAVEGSGSDLAQVVVLLSAGVLAVPIFKRLGLGSVLGYFTAGLIIGPFGFGFFSDPEAILHIAELGVVMFLFVIGLEMQPSRLWNLRREIFGLGLSQVFFCAFLLTLIGIYLLDLSPVIAFVAASGFVLSSTAVVMQMLDERGETSTTEGQQAVSILLLEDLMIVPLLAIVTFLAPGESATATERLVDIAIAIGAVAALILAGRFLLNPFFSILAAARAREVMTAAALLVVLGSALLMDVGGLSMAMGAFLAGVLLSESTFRHQLEADVEPFRGILLGLFFLAVGMSLDLSVIGDEWQMILLAVAAFMVTKSIGIYVIARIFGTANHAAITRVALFAQGGEFAFVLYAAALAGGIFDARTNAIFSAVIILSMALTPLIGITLQRLMPRAPTDLDGIDKADGLEGNVLMIGFGRFAQVASQGLLARGFDVSIIENDVEMIRAAADFGFKVYYGDGTRLDTLHASGAREAEAILVCVDDRAAADRIVELVKHEFPLAKLFVRAFDRGHALDLIAKGVDYQIRETFESAMRFGEAAMIELGVSIEDAQAISADVRRRDEARFELQIVGDIYSGSDLMRGNMPKPTPLTTPRRAGKVYGADTLNEPAGPDRENERIE, via the coding sequence ATGGCAGTCGAGGGATCCGGATCCGATCTGGCGCAAGTCGTCGTGCTGCTCAGCGCCGGCGTGCTGGCCGTGCCGATCTTCAAGCGCCTTGGCCTCGGCTCGGTGCTCGGCTATTTCACGGCGGGCCTCATCATCGGGCCGTTCGGGTTCGGTTTCTTCTCCGATCCGGAGGCGATCCTGCACATCGCCGAACTCGGCGTCGTCATGTTCCTCTTCGTCATAGGGCTGGAGATGCAGCCCTCGCGGCTCTGGAACCTCAGGCGCGAGATATTCGGTCTCGGCCTGTCGCAGGTGTTCTTCTGCGCGTTCCTGCTGACGCTGATCGGGATCTATCTTCTCGACCTGTCGCCGGTCATCGCTTTTGTCGCGGCCTCCGGTTTTGTCCTGTCGTCGACGGCCGTCGTCATGCAGATGCTCGACGAACGGGGCGAGACCTCCACGACGGAAGGGCAGCAGGCGGTGTCGATCCTGCTTCTTGAAGACCTGATGATCGTGCCGCTGCTCGCCATCGTCACCTTCCTTGCACCCGGCGAAAGCGCCACAGCGACCGAACGGCTTGTCGACATCGCGATCGCGATCGGCGCGGTTGCTGCCCTCATCCTCGCCGGACGTTTCCTGCTCAATCCGTTCTTCAGCATCCTCGCGGCGGCGCGGGCGCGCGAGGTGATGACGGCCGCAGCACTTCTGGTGGTGCTCGGGTCGGCACTGCTCATGGATGTTGGCGGCTTGTCCATGGCGATGGGCGCGTTCCTGGCAGGCGTGCTCCTATCGGAATCGACCTTCCGACATCAGCTGGAGGCAGATGTCGAACCTTTCCGCGGCATCCTGCTCGGTCTCTTTTTTCTCGCGGTCGGCATGTCGCTCGATCTCTCGGTCATCGGTGACGAGTGGCAGATGATCCTGCTCGCCGTTGCGGCCTTCATGGTCACGAAGTCGATCGGCATCTACGTCATCGCGCGGATCTTCGGCACGGCCAATCACGCGGCGATCACCCGCGTGGCACTCTTCGCGCAGGGCGGCGAGTTCGCCTTCGTCCTTTATGCGGCAGCGCTTGCCGGCGGCATCTTTGACGCACGCACCAATGCGATATTCTCCGCAGTGATCATTCTTTCCATGGCGCTGACGCCGTTGATCGGGATAACGCTGCAACGCCTGATGCCGCGCGCGCCGACCGATCTCGACGGTATCGACAAGGCCGATGGGCTTGAAGGGAACGTGTTGATGATCGGCTTCGGCCGGTTCGCGCAGGTGGCGAGCCAAGGCCTGCTCGCGCGAGGCTTCGATGTGTCGATCATCGAAAACGACGTGGAGATGATCCGGGCCGCAGCCGATTTCGGCTTCAAGGTCTACTATGGCGACGGGACGCGGCTCGATACGCTGCATGCATCGGGCGCTCGCGAGGCGGAAGCGATTCTCGTGTGCGTCGACGATCGTGCTGCCGCCGACCGGATCGTGGAACTGGTCAAGCACGAGTTTCCATTGGCCAAGCTCTTCGTGCGTGCCTTCGATCGTGGCCACGCGCTCGATCTCATCGCCAAGGGCGTCGATTACCAGATCCGCGAGACCTTCGAATCCGCGATGCGCTTCGGTGAGGCCGCGATGATCGAGCTTGGCGTGTCGATCGAGGATGCGCAGGCGATCAGCGCGGATGTGCGCCGGCGAGACGAGGCGCGGTTCGAGCTACAGATCGTCGGCGATATCTATTCCGGCAGCGATCTCATGCGCGGCAACATGCCGAAGCCGACGCCGCTCACGACGCCGAGGCGGGCCGGCAAGGTCTATGGCGCCGATACGCTCAACGAACCCGCCGGTCCCGATCGGGAGAACGAGCGGATCGAATAG
- a CDS encoding NAD(P)-dependent oxidoreductase, with protein MTSRHIAFLGTGLMGAPMATNLLKAGHRLTVWNRSKEKAEPLGKLGADIAASAADAVKEADIVVTIVSNGEAVADLLFAQGVAAAMKSGAIFIDMSSITPAEARDHAAKLQAMGLRHLDAPVSGGTKGAEAATLAIMAGGEEETFDDAAPVLKALGRPVRVGASGTGQLAKLANQAIVGITIGAVAEATLLVQSGGGNAEAFRDALKGGFADSAILQLHGWRMDSRDFTPGAKSSIQLKDMNNIVKEADALAIELPLAHSIRERYETLVHAMNEPDLDHAALYLELIGRAKS; from the coding sequence ATGACATCGCGACACATCGCCTTCCTGGGCACCGGCCTCATGGGTGCGCCCATGGCCACCAACCTCCTGAAGGCCGGCCACCGCCTGACGGTCTGGAACCGCAGCAAGGAGAAAGCCGAGCCACTTGGCAAGCTCGGTGCCGATATTGCCGCAAGCGCCGCCGACGCGGTGAAAGAAGCCGACATCGTCGTCACCATCGTCAGCAATGGCGAGGCCGTCGCGGATCTTTTGTTCGCGCAGGGCGTGGCGGCCGCCATGAAAAGTGGTGCGATCTTCATCGACATGAGCTCGATCACCCCGGCGGAAGCCCGCGACCATGCAGCAAAACTTCAGGCGATGGGCCTTCGTCACCTCGATGCCCCGGTCAGCGGCGGCACCAAGGGCGCCGAAGCCGCAACGCTCGCCATCATGGCCGGCGGCGAGGAAGAAACATTCGATGATGCCGCCCCGGTCCTCAAAGCACTGGGACGTCCGGTCCGCGTCGGCGCATCCGGCACGGGACAGTTGGCGAAGCTCGCCAATCAGGCGATCGTCGGCATCACGATCGGTGCCGTGGCTGAAGCGACGTTGCTCGTTCAGTCAGGCGGCGGCAACGCGGAGGCGTTTCGCGACGCGCTGAAGGGAGGCTTTGCCGATTCCGCGATCCTGCAGCTCCATGGCTGGCGCATGGACAGCCGCGATTTCACGCCCGGCGCGAAATCCTCGATCCAGCTGAAGGATATGAACAACATTGTGAAGGAAGCCGATGCGCTCGCCATCGAGCTGCCGCTCGCACACAGCATTCGCGAACGCTACGAGACGCTGGTCCATGCGATGAACGAACCCGATCTCGATCACGCAGCGCTCTATCTCGAGCTGATCGGCCGCGCCAAAAGCTGA
- a CDS encoding alpha/beta hydrolase: MTRPNYPITNWDDAYTNGAYIDGAEAYPDRWAAEAAAFRAELSKDGRAQIDVPYGPQPRNLLDLFLPVGAPKGLVVFVHGGYWKAFDKSFWSHLARGAVDHGFAVALPSYTLAPDARLTRIGREVAAAIGTASKTIAGPIRLAGHSAGGHLVSRMVSENSPLAAPLVERVEHVVSISGVHDLRPLMLTEMNAILAIDEDEAYRESPALLRPLPGTRLLAWVGAKERPEFLRQSRILPELWDGFGVETKLHVDEGTHHFDVIDGLALRDSALTQALLHSF, translated from the coding sequence ATGACGAGACCGAATTACCCCATCACAAATTGGGACGACGCTTATACGAACGGTGCCTATATCGACGGCGCCGAAGCCTATCCCGATCGCTGGGCGGCCGAGGCGGCGGCCTTCCGCGCAGAGCTTTCGAAGGACGGTCGCGCGCAGATCGACGTTCCTTACGGCCCGCAACCGCGCAACCTTCTGGACCTGTTCCTGCCGGTCGGTGCACCCAAGGGCCTCGTCGTCTTCGTCCATGGCGGCTATTGGAAGGCTTTCGATAAATCCTTCTGGTCGCACCTGGCACGCGGCGCGGTGGATCACGGCTTCGCGGTGGCGCTGCCCTCCTACACGCTGGCACCCGACGCGCGTTTGACCCGGATCGGCCGCGAGGTCGCCGCGGCAATCGGTACGGCAAGCAAAACGATCGCCGGTCCGATCCGGCTCGCAGGACATTCGGCCGGCGGCCATCTCGTCTCGCGCATGGTCTCGGAGAATTCGCCGCTTGCCGCCCCGCTCGTTGAGCGCGTGGAACACGTGGTTTCGATCTCGGGCGTACACGATCTTCGCCCGCTGATGCTGACGGAGATGAACGCGATCCTCGCCATAGATGAAGACGAGGCCTACCGTGAAAGCCCGGCACTTCTGCGCCCCCTTCCCGGAACCCGGCTTCTTGCCTGGGTCGGCGCCAAGGAACGGCCGGAATTTCTGCGCCAGAGCCGCATCCTTCCCGAACTCTGGGACGGTTTCGGCGTCGAGACCAAGCTCCACGTCGATGAAGGCACGCACCATTTCGATGTCATCGACGGCCTGGCTTTGCGCGACAGCGCCTTGACGCAGGCACTTCTCCATTCCTTCTGA
- a CDS encoding sodium:solute symporter family protein: MDQYTLNLIVVGLSFALYIGIAIYSRAATTGEFYAANRGVHPVMNGMATAADWMSAASFISMAGLIASVGYDNSTYLMGWTGGYVLLAMLLAPYLRKFGKFTVPEFIGDRFYSRTARIVAVICLIVVSVTYVIGQMTGVGVTFARFLETDTTTGLLIGSAIVFLYAVFGGMKGITYTQVAQYIVLILAYTIPAIFISLQLTGNPLPMFGLFSEHTASGQPLLTTLDQIVTDLGFNQYTGSTDSMLNIVLFTMSLMIGTAGLPHVIIRFFTVPKVSDARWSAGWALVFIAILYLTAPAVGAMARLNLIETIYPGNGAVEETALVYEDRPEWMRNWETTGLLTFNDLNGDGRIQFYNGTNAGYEETATARGWQGNELTVNNDIMVLANPEIANLPGWVIALVAAGGLAAALSTAAGLLLAIASAISHDLIKSVFNPNISEKGELLAARVAMAGAIALATWLGLNPPGFAAQTVALAFGLAAATIFPALMMGIFSKRINSSGAIAGMLVGLITTCAYVFAYKGFLFIPETNILPDNPAGWIFGISPASFGTIGAILNFGVAYFVSNATEAPPREIQDLVESVRTPRGASTALDH, translated from the coding sequence ATGGATCAATATACACTCAATCTGATCGTCGTCGGCCTGAGCTTCGCGCTCTATATCGGCATCGCGATCTATTCACGCGCCGCAACGACCGGCGAATTCTACGCCGCAAACCGCGGCGTTCACCCGGTGATGAACGGGATGGCGACTGCCGCGGACTGGATGTCGGCTGCGTCGTTCATCTCGATGGCAGGCCTCATCGCTTCGGTCGGCTATGACAACTCGACCTATCTCATGGGCTGGACCGGCGGCTACGTGCTCCTGGCCATGCTGCTTGCGCCATATCTGCGCAAGTTCGGCAAGTTCACGGTGCCGGAATTCATCGGCGACCGCTTCTATTCGCGCACCGCGCGCATCGTCGCCGTCATCTGCCTCATCGTCGTCTCGGTCACCTACGTTATCGGACAGATGACCGGCGTCGGCGTCACCTTTGCCCGCTTCCTGGAAACCGATACCACGACCGGTCTTCTGATCGGCTCGGCGATCGTGTTCCTCTATGCGGTCTTCGGCGGCATGAAGGGCATCACCTACACGCAGGTCGCCCAGTACATCGTGCTCATTCTCGCCTACACGATCCCGGCGATCTTCATCTCGCTGCAGCTGACGGGCAATCCGCTTCCGATGTTCGGTCTCTTCTCCGAGCACACGGCATCGGGCCAGCCGCTTCTCACGACGCTTGACCAGATCGTCACCGATCTCGGCTTCAACCAGTACACCGGTTCGACGGACTCCATGCTGAACATCGTCCTGTTCACCATGTCCCTGATGATCGGTACCGCCGGCCTGCCGCACGTCATCATCCGCTTCTTCACCGTGCCGAAGGTTTCCGACGCACGCTGGTCTGCCGGATGGGCGCTGGTCTTCATCGCCATCCTGTACCTCACGGCTCCGGCCGTCGGCGCAATGGCGCGCCTCAACCTGATCGAGACGATCTATCCCGGCAACGGCGCCGTGGAAGAGACCGCACTGGTCTATGAGGATCGTCCAGAGTGGATGCGCAACTGGGAAACCACTGGTCTTCTCACCTTCAACGACCTGAATGGTGACGGCCGCATCCAGTTCTACAACGGCACCAATGCAGGCTACGAAGAAACGGCAACGGCTCGCGGCTGGCAGGGCAACGAACTCACCGTCAACAACGACATCATGGTTCTCGCCAATCCGGAAATCGCAAACCTTCCGGGCTGGGTAATCGCGCTTGTCGCTGCCGGCGGTCTCGCAGCCGCTCTGTCCACTGCAGCAGGTCTGCTGCTCGCCATCGCATCCGCGATCTCGCACGATCTGATCAAGAGCGTGTTCAACCCGAACATCTCTGAAAAGGGCGAGCTGCTGGCCGCGCGTGTCGCCATGGCCGGTGCCATTGCGCTTGCTACCTGGCTCGGGCTCAACCCGCCCGGCTTCGCAGCCCAGACCGTGGCTCTTGCCTTCGGCCTTGCTGCGGCGACGATCTTCCCGGCACTGATGATGGGCATCTTCTCCAAGCGCATCAACTCGTCGGGTGCGATTGCGGGCATGCTCGTCGGTCTGATCACGACCTGCGCCTACGTCTTCGCGTACAAAGGCTTCCTGTTCATTCCGGAAACCAACATCCTGCCGGACAACCCGGCTGGCTGGATCTTCGGCATCTCGCCGGCATCCTTCGGTACGATCGGTGCCATCCTGAACTTCGGCGTCGCCTACTTCGTGTCCAATGCGACCGAAGCACCGCCGCGCGAAATCCAGGATCTCGTCGAAAGCGTTCGCACGCCGCGTGGCGCCAGCACCGCGCTGGATCACTAA
- the ggt gene encoding gamma-glutamyltransferase, producing MIPRSWAVSTIAFVAAVGGEALAQEARPAPEQATGRIQQSAVYAQDFMVAAAHPAASEAGLAVLEAGGNAIDAMVAVQMMLNLVEPQSSGIGGGAFLVYFDAETGAVRTFDGRETAPKVAGPNLFLGLDGEPMEFFDAVVGGRSVGTPGTLKLMEATHALHGTMPFAELLQPAIDLAEEGFEVGPRLAGQLTGDGAARLHTFETARDYFFPGGTALQAGDMVRNPEFAETLRRVAEEGTDVFYGGEIGQAIVETVRTAPGRPGLLSIEDLEAYEIVERAPVCHPYRVYEVCGMGPPSSGATTVGQILGLLEHFDMASLGPGDPDAWHLFTEASKLAFADRAMFLADADFVDVPVDGLLDPAYLTARAQSISLDETAAAPVAHGNPPWRASRSQAPDTSPGRAGTSHVSIVDARGNAVSLTTTIEGGFGSQLMVGGFLLNNELTDFSLSPRDDAGRPIANRVEGGKRPRSSMAPTIVLEDGDLELVIGSPGGVSIIGYVAQALVATLDWDMDLQAAIDLGHIFNANGRTTLEESTDAERFADELTARGHEVRIAEMNSGLHAIRVDDGGFVGAADPRREGLVLGR from the coding sequence ATGATCCCAAGGTCTTGGGCTGTGTCCACCATTGCCTTCGTCGCTGCGGTGGGCGGCGAAGCGCTCGCGCAGGAGGCGCGCCCTGCGCCCGAGCAGGCAACGGGTCGGATCCAACAATCAGCTGTTTACGCACAGGATTTCATGGTCGCCGCCGCACATCCTGCCGCCAGCGAAGCCGGATTGGCGGTTTTGGAAGCGGGCGGCAACGCAATCGACGCCATGGTCGCCGTGCAGATGATGCTCAATCTCGTCGAGCCGCAGAGCTCCGGGATCGGCGGTGGGGCCTTCCTCGTCTATTTTGACGCCGAGACCGGGGCGGTTCGCACATTCGACGGGCGCGAGACGGCTCCGAAGGTTGCGGGCCCCAACCTCTTCCTCGGGCTCGATGGGGAACCGATGGAGTTCTTCGATGCGGTGGTCGGCGGGCGATCGGTCGGTACGCCCGGTACGCTGAAGCTGATGGAAGCGACACACGCGCTTCACGGCACCATGCCTTTTGCGGAATTGCTTCAGCCGGCCATCGACCTGGCCGAAGAAGGGTTCGAAGTCGGTCCGCGCCTTGCCGGGCAACTCACCGGCGATGGTGCCGCGCGGCTCCATACATTCGAGACGGCCCGCGACTACTTCTTTCCCGGAGGCACGGCACTTCAGGCCGGCGATATGGTTCGCAATCCGGAATTCGCCGAGACGTTGCGGCGCGTGGCCGAGGAAGGGACCGACGTCTTCTATGGCGGCGAGATCGGGCAAGCGATCGTCGAGACGGTGCGCACCGCGCCCGGTCGTCCCGGGCTGCTGTCGATCGAAGACCTTGAAGCTTACGAGATCGTGGAGCGCGCGCCGGTGTGCCATCCCTACCGCGTCTACGAGGTTTGTGGCATGGGCCCGCCGAGTTCGGGGGCAACCACCGTTGGCCAGATCCTTGGGCTCCTCGAACATTTCGATATGGCCTCGCTCGGGCCCGGCGACCCGGATGCCTGGCATCTCTTCACAGAGGCAAGCAAGCTCGCCTTTGCCGACCGCGCGATGTTCCTGGCCGATGCCGACTTCGTCGACGTGCCCGTCGACGGTCTGCTTGACCCGGCCTATCTGACGGCGCGGGCCCAATCGATCTCGCTCGATGAAACCGCCGCGGCACCTGTCGCCCATGGCAATCCGCCTTGGCGCGCATCGCGCAGCCAGGCACCCGACACGTCGCCCGGACGCGCCGGCACCAGCCATGTCTCGATCGTCGACGCTAGAGGCAACGCGGTATCTCTGACGACCACCATCGAAGGCGGGTTCGGCTCCCAGCTGATGGTCGGCGGATTTCTTCTCAACAATGAGCTTACCGATTTCTCCCTCTCGCCGCGTGACGATGCAGGCCGGCCGATCGCGAACCGCGTGGAAGGCGGGAAGCGGCCGCGCAGCTCCATGGCGCCGACCATCGTGCTCGAGGATGGTGACCTTGAACTGGTGATCGGCTCGCCTGGCGGCGTCTCGATCATCGGCTATGTTGCGCAGGCGCTGGTGGCGACGCTCGATTGGGACATGGACCTGCAGGCCGCCATCGATCTCGGCCACATCTTCAATGCGAACGGGAGGACGACGCTGGAAGAGAGCACCGACGCAGAGCGCTTTGCCGACGAGCTTACCGCCCGCGGCCATGAGGTGCGTATTGCGGAAATGAACAGCGGCCTGCATGCGATCCGCGTCGACGATGGCGGCTTTGTCGGTGCGGCCGATCCAAGGCGCGAAGGTCTCGTTCTGGGACGATAG
- a CDS encoding NAD(P)H-hydrate dehydratase, giving the protein MHELLTPSEMGEADRLTIEAGTPGIDLVRVAGQAVAKEALLFPSAQRGVLVLAGIGNNGGDGFVAAEALRLQGLPVTVILVGNRERLRGDAALAFSDWQGDTSAALPADLTRFGLVIDALFGAGLDRAIEGQAAELIDAVNRAGIPGLAVDLPSGIDGTNGKVRGTAINAARTVTFFRKKFGHVLFPGRAHCGEIRVAQIGIKDAALQTLGIGRFENTTGLWATAYPVPTAEGHKYGRGHSIVVSGGPTRTGAARLAATACLRAGAGLVTVASPGSALLVNAAHLTAIMLARCDGPADLKTLLEDERLNVVVIGPGLGVDDASRNLVLAALQSGAALVLDADALTVFKDDPQALFARIRDRRAPVVMTPHSGEFARLFPNLATDESLSKIERAERAAALSGATVLLKGGDTVIAEPEGRAAVNTNAPPWLATAGSGDTLAGIIGGLLAQRMAPFEAACAAAWLHGRAGQVAGPGLTADDLDKALHQAIGALIEDHAATADPGRTT; this is encoded by the coding sequence ATGCATGAACTTCTGACACCGAGCGAAATGGGCGAAGCCGACCGCCTGACGATCGAGGCGGGCACGCCCGGCATCGATCTCGTGCGCGTGGCAGGGCAAGCCGTGGCGAAGGAAGCGCTGCTCTTTCCGTCGGCGCAACGCGGTGTGCTCGTCCTTGCCGGCATCGGCAACAATGGCGGCGACGGCTTCGTGGCAGCCGAAGCGCTGCGTCTGCAGGGGCTTCCTGTGACTGTTATCCTCGTCGGCAATCGCGAGCGGCTTCGCGGCGATGCGGCACTGGCTTTCTCCGATTGGCAGGGCGATACGTCCGCGGCTTTGCCGGCCGACCTCACCCGTTTCGGGCTCGTGATCGATGCGCTCTTCGGTGCCGGTCTCGATCGCGCGATCGAAGGGCAGGCTGCCGAGCTGATCGATGCCGTCAACCGAGCCGGTATCCCCGGGCTGGCCGTCGATCTGCCGAGCGGAATCGATGGGACGAACGGCAAGGTACGGGGGACTGCGATCAACGCCGCGCGGACCGTCACCTTCTTCCGGAAGAAGTTTGGCCACGTTCTCTTTCCGGGCCGTGCACATTGCGGCGAAATCCGCGTGGCGCAGATCGGGATCAAGGACGCGGCATTGCAAACCCTCGGCATCGGGCGCTTCGAGAATACCACGGGGCTTTGGGCCACCGCCTATCCGGTTCCAACGGCGGAAGGTCACAAGTACGGGCGCGGCCACTCCATCGTCGTGTCCGGCGGCCCCACCCGCACCGGTGCCGCGCGTCTTGCGGCAACCGCTTGCCTGCGCGCCGGCGCCGGCTTGGTGACGGTGGCTTCGCCGGGCAGCGCGCTTCTGGTGAATGCCGCGCACCTGACCGCAATCATGCTCGCCCGCTGCGACGGCCCTGCCGATCTGAAAACCTTGCTGGAAGACGAGCGCCTGAATGTGGTTGTCATCGGTCCGGGCCTCGGTGTAGACGACGCCAGCCGCAACCTGGTGCTGGCGGCATTGCAAAGCGGCGCCGCCCTCGTTCTGGATGCCGACGCCCTGACAGTCTTCAAGGACGATCCGCAGGCGCTTTTCGCACGCATCCGCGATCGCCGCGCGCCGGTCGTCATGACGCCCCATTCCGGCGAATTCGCGCGCCTCTTCCCCAATCTGGCAACAGACGAAAGCCTTTCGAAAATCGAACGCGCCGAGCGGGCTGCTGCCTTGAGCGGCGCGACCGTTCTGCTGAAAGGCGGTGACACGGTCATCGCAGAGCCCGAGGGCCGGGCAGCAGTGAACACAAACGCGCCGCCCTGGCTCGCCACCGCCGGTTCCGGCGATACGCTCGCCGGCATCATCGGCGGACTGCTCGCGCAGCGCATGGCCCCGTTCGAAGCCGCATGTGCTGCCGCATGGCTTCACGGGCGTGCGGGGCAAGTCGCAGGACCGGGACTGACGGCGGACGATCTGGACAAGGCCCTGCATCAGGCGATAGGCGCTCTGATCGAGGATCACGCCGCAACGGCCGATCCCGGGAGGACGACATGA
- a CDS encoding peptide ABC transporter substrate-binding protein, with the protein MLASALAISALPTGASAQDAEVVYNRGNDTDPSTLDHHLTSTVAEGHIMRDLYEGLVVQSAEAEVVPGVAERWDISEDGMTYTFHLREDARWSNGDPVTANDFVFAYRRIQDPATAAPYANMLYVIEGAEEANTADGALEDIAARAIDDRTLEITLKTPAPYFLELLTHQTGLPLHQASVEEHGSDYTSPDNLVTNGAYMLESFTPNDQIVLRKNSEFHDADNVAIDVVNYIPFEERATCLRRFEAGEVQSCSDVPLEQMDYMEANLGDSLRIVPYLGTYYLPVKTTKEGLSDSRVRQAMSMAIDREFLAEEIWQGAMIPTHSYVPQGIGNYGEPAEMPYANDDMLDREDAAIALLEEAGYGENELSVELLYNTSENNANTMTAIADMLGNIGIQATTVEMEGATYFNYLREDGDFDIARAGWIGDYSDPQNFLFLHESDNLGFNYSRWVSEDYDELMDQASVETDVDTRAEILKEAETLLLQEVPIIPILYYTANALVSDNLVGWEDNVMNVHGSRWMSITQ; encoded by the coding sequence ATGCTGGCCTCCGCGCTGGCCATCTCCGCCCTCCCGACAGGCGCGTCCGCACAGGATGCAGAGGTGGTCTATAATCGCGGCAACGACACTGACCCTTCGACGCTGGATCACCATCTCACGTCGACGGTGGCGGAAGGCCACATCATGCGCGATCTCTACGAAGGGCTCGTGGTGCAAAGCGCTGAGGCCGAAGTGGTGCCGGGCGTGGCCGAGAGGTGGGACATATCCGAAGATGGCATGACCTACACGTTCCATCTGCGCGAAGATGCACGCTGGTCGAACGGCGATCCGGTGACCGCGAACGACTTCGTCTTCGCCTACCGCCGCATCCAGGATCCGGCAACGGCGGCACCTTACGCCAACATGCTCTATGTGATCGAAGGCGCTGAAGAGGCCAACACTGCCGATGGCGCGCTCGAGGACATCGCAGCCCGCGCCATCGATGATCGCACGCTGGAAATCACGCTGAAGACGCCAGCTCCCTATTTCCTTGAGCTTCTGACCCACCAGACCGGCCTGCCGTTGCACCAGGCGTCGGTGGAGGAGCACGGCTCGGACTACACCAGCCCCGACAATCTGGTGACCAACGGCGCCTATATGCTGGAAAGCTTCACGCCGAACGACCAGATCGTGCTGCGCAAGAACTCCGAGTTCCATGATGCGGACAACGTCGCCATCGACGTCGTGAACTACATCCCCTTCGAAGAGCGCGCGACCTGCCTGCGCCGCTTCGAGGCCGGCGAAGTGCAGTCCTGCTCCGACGTTCCTCTCGAGCAGATGGACTATATGGAAGCCAATCTCGGCGACTCGCTGCGAATCGTCCCCTATCTCGGCACCTACTACCTGCCGGTGAAGACGACCAAGGAAGGTCTGTCCGATTCACGCGTCCGCCAGGCGATGTCCATGGCGATCGACCGTGAGTTCCTTGCCGAGGAGATCTGGCAGGGCGCTATGATCCCGACGCACTCCTACGTGCCGCAGGGCATCGGCAATTACGGCGAGCCGGCAGAGATGCCCTATGCCAACGACGACATGCTGGACCGCGAGGATGCCGCGATCGCGCTTCTGGAAGAAGCCGGCTACGGCGAGAACGAGCTATCCGTCGAGCTGCTCTACAACACGTCGGAAAACAACGCGAACACCATGACCGCCATCGCCGACATGCTGGGCAATATCGGCATCCAGGCAACGACTGTCGAAATGGAAGGCGCCACCTACTTCAATTATCTGCGCGAAGACGGCGACTTCGACATCGCTCGCGCCGGCTGGATCGGCGACTATTCCGACCCGCAAAACTTCCTCTTCCTGCACGAGAGCGACAATCTCGGCTTCAATTATTCGCGCTGGGTCAGCGAGGACTATGACGAACTGATGGATCAGGCATCCGTGGAAACCGATGTCGATACGCGCGCCGAAATCCTGAAGGAGGCGGAAACGCTTCTGCTCCAGGAAGTGCCGATCATTCCGATCCTTTATTATACGGCCAATGCGCTGGTTTCCGACAACCTCGTCGGTTGGGAAGACAACGTCATGAACGTCCACGGCAGCCGTTGGATGTCCATCACCCAATAG
- a CDS encoding DUF4212 domain-containing protein: MDPKSAQADAYWQANLRIIKISLVIWALVSFGFGIILRPLLSGIPVGGTDLGFWFAQQGSILVFLVLIFFYAWRMNKLDREFDVDEQ; encoded by the coding sequence TTGGATCCCAAGTCCGCACAGGCCGATGCCTATTGGCAGGCCAATCTCCGGATCATCAAGATCTCGCTCGTTATCTGGGCGCTGGTCTCGTTCGGTTTCGGCATCATTCTGCGCCCTCTGCTCTCCGGCATTCCCGTCGGTGGCACTGATCTCGGTTTCTGGTTCGCCCAGCAGGGCTCCATCCTCGTCTTTCTCGTTCTGATCTTCTTCTATGCCTGGCGCATGAACAAGCTCGACCGGGAATTCGACGTCGACGAACAATAG